In Miniphocaeibacter halophilus, the following proteins share a genomic window:
- a CDS encoding flavin reductase family protein, translating to MKKEISIFKRPEKLAGYDIEQYMKYCGNLSWYDFVTSIPSLVFVVTGWKSNGKENACLHSWSSFMGSGIDNFICILGKVNKDGHMYQSLKETKVCVLNFPSNDIYDRCVKTINNNQFETDEITASGLTAEKASKVNAPQIKECFLNIECEYLWEHELFEGSKEVAIAVRAVNICMDSQHYDQTKLGRYGKKGFLFYIDQPTNPETGEITPFGPGILEQGDPIP from the coding sequence ATGAAAAAGGAAATTTCTATTTTTAAAAGACCGGAAAAACTTGCCGGATATGATATTGAGCAATACATGAAGTATTGTGGCAATTTATCATGGTATGATTTTGTTACATCCATTCCATCATTGGTATTCGTTGTTACTGGCTGGAAATCGAACGGAAAGGAAAATGCCTGTCTACACTCTTGGTCTAGCTTTATGGGAAGCGGAATTGACAACTTTATCTGTATTTTGGGAAAAGTCAATAAAGACGGACATATGTATCAATCACTAAAAGAAACAAAAGTCTGTGTATTAAATTTCCCTTCAAATGATATTTATGACCGATGTGTTAAAACAATTAATAATAATCAGTTTGAAACAGATGAAATCACCGCATCTGGCTTAACGGCAGAGAAAGCCTCAAAAGTCAATGCACCGCAAATCAAGGAATGCTTTTTGAATATAGAATGCGAATATTTATGGGAACATGAACTTTTCGAAGGAAGTAAAGAAGTGGCGATTGCAGTGAGAGCCGTCAATATTTGTATGGATAGCCAGCACTATGACCAAACTAAACTAGGCAGATACGGAAAGAAAGGTTTTTTATTTTATATTGACCAACCTACCAATCCGGAAACAGGAGAAATAACTCCCTTCGGACCTGGAATATTGGAGCAGGGCGACCCAATTCCCTAG